In Necator americanus strain Aroian chromosome IV, whole genome shotgun sequence, the following proteins share a genomic window:
- a CDS encoding hypothetical protein (NECATOR_CHRIV.G16988.T1), whose amino-acid sequence MGYTNSADVLALRIEDDREVSLKLWNLHLFSSGAFSNVYRGFVISDTNVPKEIVIKKTWSGPREASALTCYEIQILKMLSRLNHKNVIRLLYSYRTRYSDNTCYSLIFEFFPLNLYQYLKKFNRKIGLVETKMFAWQLFRGQYHLLRAGICHRDIKPQNLLIDEESGLLKIGDFGSSAVEPRKAPQPSYHVTRYYRPPELLLGAKIYGCEVDIWSSACVFGEMLRGAVLFPGKNTFNQLELYIDCFGLPTDNDADSMNASKRKWKELKSRYTDKKCAGHHLSKILPNTKDCPAEAISILEQMLVYMPTRRLHGTQLLCDPFFKDLFDKNTRRPSGKPIGCLSSADVNEVLSGDVSMTGSIQ is encoded by the exons ATGGGATACACCAACTCCGCCGACGTCCTGGCATTACGAATAGAGGACGATCGTGAG GTGTCCCTAAAACTATGGAACTTACATTTATTCTCTTCTGGAGCTTTTAGTAACGTATATCGTGGATTTGTTATATCAGATACTAATGTACCAAAAGAAATTGTAATCAAAAAGACGTGGTCCGGACCGAGGGAAG CGTCTGCACTAACCTGTTATGAAATTCAAATCCTAAAGATGCTCAGTCGACTTAATCATAAGAATGTGATACGCCTACTCTATAGCTACCGTACTAGATACTCGGATAAC ACATGCTACTCgctcattttcgaatttttcccacTTAATCTCTatcaatatttgaaaaaattcaacagaaaaattggCCTGGTTGAGACGAAAATGTTCGCTTGGCAATTGTTTCGTGGACAATATCATCTATTACGA GCAGGGATCTGTCATCGTGAtataaaaccacaaaatttgCTTATCGATGAAGAATCCGGTCTGTTAAAAATCGGTGATTTTGGATCATCGGCAGTTGAGCCAAGAAAAGCTCCACAACCGAGCTATCATGTGACAAG GTATTATCGACCACCAGAACTTCTGCTTGGAGCGAAGATATACGGTTGTGAAGTTG aTATATGGTCATCCGCATGTGTTTTTGGAGAAATGTTACGCGGTGCTGTACTTTTCCCTGGAAAAAATACTTTCAATCAGCTTGAA cTTTACATCGATTGCTTTGGCTTACCCACTGACAATGACGCGGATTCAATGAACGCGTCGAAACGTAAATGGAAAGAATTGAAATCG CGCTATACTGATAAAAAATGTGCAGGTCATCATTTAAGTAAG ATATTACCGAACACGAAAGATTGTCCGGCGGAAGCGATAAGTATTCTGGAACAGATGCTTGTTTACATGCCTACTAGACGATTACATGGAACGCAACTACTATGCGATCCATTCTTCAAGGATCTATTTGATAAGAACACGAGGCGACCGTCAGGAAAACCGATCGGATGTCTGAGCAGTGCT GATGTGAATGAAGTCCTCTCTGGAGACGTTTCAATGACCGGATCCATACAGTAG